ACGAAGATGTTACTTTTCTTTGTGTTACTGTTGCATTccctatataaaaataactaggTAATGTGTGGTATAAGTACGTGCGTATTGTTAATATTACATATTGTGTACGACAGGAGAAAAAAATGAATctgtaataaaaattacatttgcgTGTATTTTAAAAATGGCTTGTAACTTTTGTAATTAGGTAGGTGTTGTGTTTATGAATCTCAAgaatgactaaaaataatttagttattttatttactgttatttaaaaaaaattacaagtttaACCTtggaacgccacgcctatcgtgtgcgtTACCCAGTTggcgtctttggcggtcaaaaggttaaacgcAAGTCGAAATAGAACGCACATACGATAtgctctattttctatagtatgAAAGTGACGGTGACAGGGCCCAACAACTAGCTTAGCCTCAAAATACTCGAAATCCCGCGGGAAACGTGACGACAGAGCGGGACGCTTAATAAATGCTTATGTGGCTGAATAAGGTACTTAGGATAAGTTGTGTATCTCTCTAATAACACTTGCATTTACTAAAACGGGAGTTTTGCTGTATCTAATTTTAATTGCTTTTTTTTTCGAGATAAAGCTTTAAATCGCGAGTTAGTATGAGGCGGTTAAAAATTTTAAGAATGTTGCCAGCATATTTGAGATAAAATTGGGATTCATTCAAAAAATTTTCATTTATCACACTGACGTGTTAACTTTAATTTTCGTTTAAGTAAATGCAAGTGTCAGTTCTTTGATTGTCATGACAATGTGTATTTATACCGGTGTTGTGAAAAGGTTCGAGTGTTATTCAAAGTATTGTCAATAAAACCCACTTTATTAATATTAGtaaaatgttataattttttttactgactaCCACCACCACTTGAATACCTAAATTGGTTCCTTAATAATTTATGAGAGGTCTCTAAATCAAGAAACTACATACTTCTAAGTAAATTGAATAAATAACGGTTAAAATTGTAACTCATTTGACTAGTCTAGTAATTTGATTTGACTTTAATCTACGCTCGAACCATTTCATGATACGAATTTATACTCCATTAAATGTACCTTTAGATTGAATATCACATACCCATTCATATCTGcttagtttgtaatatttttcaaatgAACGCCggattgtatacatatattatcgTACATCATCGTTGTcaagtaaagtaaaaaaatagtatttacgCCATCTTTGATCAGAGACTTTTGTGTTGCCATATTTGTCGAATATCTCCttagttttttattaaataatatattaataatctCTGccattattttgtaataatcatttttttacattttcatcTCATCATTCCATGACTTATCTCATTGATCATCaataatttcattaatttcgttaatttaatagaaaaaaatatatttatattttatttcatttgaatAGAGAGAGCGCTCCAGtattttgagaaaataaattatagatTTTGAAAGTCATATATGCACCATTGATCAAAATGTGATTACATTAAAATTTTCTTTCGAATTAGAAATTGTAGTATGTGGTTTGAATCCAtgaaaaaacaaattttaagaCATCTTTTAAACGTCTATCGATGTGTTAAGACCATTCTACAgtgattatatttaaaaaatgaattGATTAGTGGGTATAGTAATGGATGAAAGCATTATTTCGTGTAGCATTTCAAAAGATATatcatattttgtaaattttatagtGTCGCTATAGCATTACTATGTAACctataatataatgtatgtCCTATGTTCTTAGCTAGGCTTAGCGCTCTGAGGACGcgttctaatatttatttatgtataaatatttactaaattGACTAAATCGTCATTATAAGACCATTAGGACCCTTAACATCTTGCTTATATGATATTATCCCTATGGAATCTTTTAACCTTATGTATACTATCTCCAGACACGTTAATTTTACCTCTCTGCCGGCGTCTTTTATGCCTTTTGTATCGCCATTTCTCTCACTCCCAAGTTCCCTGTTGTAAATTTAAATTACCCCAGAATTTACTATAATTTCTGACGCTGGCAACACCATTCAAACATTATCGATGTTCAAGTTAATATTATATCATAGTCTGATGTAATTTTATATTGCTAGCtgttgtgaataaaatttatttacattgagACAGATAATAAGTATAGCTTTTATCGTGGGAGCTGGTATGGTAGGTACACTGTAACATGTGAAATAACTATTGTTGTTTTCATTTCTAAGAGTATTATTCTAGTCTGCATTAAAGTTAAGAATAAACTGAACAAACTGGTCGTTGTTGTTTTATTGTCCAATGTAACGGgatattcccactagttaccaccaagttgttaccggTGGTAACAGTTGAGAAAAATAATTCTCAGTAGTTACCAACAACTCActtttggtggtaactaatgGGAATTTTTAATGTTAGTTGTTACcaccaaaatattttaatgttaattaaCCGATATAAATATGGAGTGGGTTATTTTTTCCAACGACAGTAAGTGTTTACCTATAACCAATTTGGCCATGACAGCAAAAAAGAGTTATTACGTTGTTTTTTCAGTTCGATAACAGTTATAGATATCTCAAAATTGACGGTATATCTACTTCTGGTTCAACTCACCTCGGTCTCCCCATAATAATCTTCATACGAGCTGGCGCCGTTCTCTAAGTATAAGACTAACAAGTACTTAATGGTATGTTAGGTAACATTTCAACCGTGATAATCGGTGCTAAAGTTGACCTTTTGCCTTTTTCCCTATTACATAAGGAAAACGGATGTATGAATGTCATTCGTCATTATTATTAACTGCGAAAAGGACCTAATTAATGAAACCTACCTAGTTTATTAATGTTCGTTTATGAATAAGTAAgtacaatattattaggtacctactgctatggtcaaccagatcttatTATATAGatatagaaaaaggcggcatatttgaaaaatgtaggcgcgaagggatatcgtcccatagaaaatttgcgtttcgcgccttttttttactgacaagatttggtcgACCAGCTATACCTGTTATTTTCAatctacatacctacctagatTAAGgtaaatatatctatctatctaatacctttaaacgagcaattcttgtttatttatttatttatttatatatatatttcggggatctcggaaacggctctaacgatttcgattaaaatgctatatgggggttttcgggggcgaaaaatcgatctagctaggtcttatctctgggaaaacgcgcattttcgagtttttatatgttttccaaatattaaaaaagttaaattacGAGACGAGAGCAAGACGAGAGGCTGCATACTGAAATAACCTTATTTTGTCGCGTcctttgtgatgacgtcactaTCAATATCGGTCATTGCATTGAGATTAGGAATCGGAGATCAAATGCTATCAggtctggccgcgtagccaacatgccaatcgcttacgctccgtagcgatcgaaacgcaactgtcactgtcgcattaatatggaagagtgatagagagaccaagcgtttcgttgtcgaagcgatagcgattgtcaccttggctaggccggcagattGGCAAGGTTGGcgataaacaaacaaaatagaaTCAAGatacctagccaagatgccaattgtTTCGTAACGAACGCCACGGtaatctctctatcactcttccatattagtgcgacagagacattagtgtttcgttcgctacggagcggaaacgattggcatcttggctaggcacccaggaCTGTCGCAAAGACAATAATAAGACGCTAATGTctggcttataaaataaataagataaaaaaccggtcaagtcaagtgcgagtcggactcgcgttccacggATTCCGTCGTTAatgaaatatctttaaaaatccgtaggggtcggatcaaaaactaagtaattaaggttGACTGCCTGTGCCTACCCTACAGATATATCAGTGACGGGTACctataaaattttgaaaatgtataagaatgataataattagtaagaagtacttAATAATAAGCAAACTGTGTTATTGTGAACTACCAAATTATTTGCTACACCCTTTCCAGGGTCCACGTATGTAACATCTATACAAtggtatgcaaataaagatctctctctctctctctctatagAGCTCGATTCCTACCGGCATGCCTATGCCAACAGTTGAACACTTCTGCTACATCTCAGTGGAAAAGGCAAGTCAAACTAGCTCCAGCTTGCCTACGTACAGTATCTACACTAGTCTCCAAATTAGTCATGTCACGCCCTCGCATTCTGACGAGTCGAATAGGACTCCATCTGCGTAACTGCTCCCACGCGGCAGTAATTTAACGCTATAAAGGCTTCTAGAATTTCGTTCTTTTCTTCACTTGAACGAAACCATAgtggtatgtatgtataaactctttattgtacaaaacacaaatttatggcacaggataggcagtacaaaggcgaacttgtccctttaagggatttcttccagttaaccttaataaataaattgatagaTAGAATAGattaatatgaataaataaataaaaataggatGGGTAAAGTAATTCGACGAatctcatggctcctctacacgatgggccagcgccggccactccaagggacgcatttatgcgttagagggagcaagtgatattgctatctcattctaccgcatggctccgtcccttggagtagccggcgctggcccatcgtgtagaggagccattagtatAGTAAGTACGTAGATAGGAGCATCAATAGGAGAGGTCAATACGAGTTGACCTCAGTTAAAATACTGTGGTGCATAAATAAGACTTAGTTGGAAGTATAGATGAAATATCCTTGCATCACAAAATAAGGCTATAAAGGCGCATGTGACACCCATGGAGTTGCAAGCTTTCATATGCTActgtaaccgcttaccatcaggaggGCCATGTTAGTTTGCCAATGGTATAAAAAAAGGTCTGGCACATTCAAACTGAATACGGAATTATATTTCCTaatagttaccagtggtaaaaaaaatcccagtagttaccactggtaacaacttggtggtaactagtgggaataatccATTCATTTTAGTGTTTTAGACAGTTTTATAGTAAGTTCACTGAGATATTATGCAAACTCGCTGCCCTAAAGTGCCTAGCGACTAGGTAATGCGGTACTGAGTATGTCGAGATCCGGGAATTCCGGGTTCTgatactgtatttgtatagaaaaccagtaccgggagcactccaTACTAGCGACCCTATCTGCAATCATCCATTTAAAGGAGCTTACCAGAAACTTTGAAATTCTGAATCCAATATGACATacaaccagtgttggccgaaagttaatgcaaattgaaaatgctggccataaaccattataaattgaatcgtaaactataatcgtcagatacggtttaaggttcaatttataatggttaatggccaacattttcaattcgcattaactttcggccaacactgcataCAACTCTTCTCTGAGATGGAGCTACAGAACTCATTGCAGTAGCCTACCATATCACTTTTTCCTTTATAATAACACAAATAAGAAAGTAGGTACTGTCTACAAAATAAATGAAGCTTTCAATAAATTATGGTCTATATTTATTATACCAACACTGCTTCCCAGACATACCTAtccaattattcaatgttacaaaaaatatatgaaaaaaaaacttggtTGTTCTTTTAACCACAAGCCTGTCCTTGGACTaaaattcaacaaaaaaatgagttattaacTTAAAATACAGTGTGCTAAAACTAATTCAAGTCATATGGATAACATTTTACTTACATTACTTTAAATATGTACTGTCTGTCAAGACTAATTACTTCCTTAGGTCCAGATGTTATTATAaacagacatacatacatatatacatacacacaGATGAGGTGAAAggaatgaatataaataaaatattaatcaattttgtatattatgtattctGAAGTTTTGCTCACAAAGCCaaattaattacataaatacaatttaatgaTAACTTTTATACAAGATATAATAATAGTACACAAAAAATCCATAGTGAAATCATGTTGAGGGAGCTGTATCAGTGAAAATAACGCTTAAAACTCTTCCAGCGGGAAGTAAATGAAATATCAGTATCACTAGAGATCCAGAAGTTACAGCTAACACAAATATAATGTATCAAGCATACTGCGGGTTGCACTTGTGGCCGTAGACAAGACACTTACAAAGACATTCAACTTTGTGACGATACACACTATTCTTTGTATAAAATTAACCAAATTTGATAACCATGAAATATATACATTTAAGTCTCCAAGtacatttttttgatattttcattgaTGACGGTAAAAAAATATGCGTACCTAGTATCGTAACGAAGCTACGTGTGAACGGGGCGACCGGAGCTCCGCTCAAGACAAATAAGGGCGAGGCTACATAGAAATGCGAGAGGATAACCTGGGGCGGCCCGCACCGAGCGTGGCCCTCCcactaataataaaatttccaCAATTGTCTGTTCACAAGTTACTCGGTCTAGGGTGTTTAACATAACTTGCACTCTTAAAACATGATATATTTGTTAGTTTCGTCCACCCTGGTCGCGAGTGGGAGGCACTGCGGCGCGCGCGCTCAGTTGTCCATGGCGTATCTCCGCGTCCACTCCTTGGCGTTCCGGATGGCCTCGCTCTCGTTCACCTTCCACAGCTCGGCGACGTCGTTGGCCAGCGGGTCGTCGGGGTTCGGCGCCGACAGCAGCGCCTGGATCGACAGCAGCACCGTGCGGATCTGCAGCGCCGGCGACCACTTATCCTTGAGTATGTCCAAGCATATACGACCTAGCCGATCTATGTTAGGGTGATATATTTTCGTTATAAACCTAACCTTAGGCGCCGACATGGGGTAGTCCTCCGGCAGGaataattctaatttaaacagtCCACCTTCAAATGGCGAGTCCTCTGGACCCGTGACGATTACGTGGAAGTAGCGAGCGTTATTGTCGCTGGGCACCGCACTGATTCCGGGCACGGGCTCCTGCATCAATCGCTGTGTCTCTTTGATTATTCTACGTGGTAAAGCTGCCATTTTAAATATGCGGTCTAGCGCAATTTGTCAAATGAAAGCGAGTAAtcatataattgtataaaatatctaATTGTCTTTCCACTGCACGTGTTTTTGACGATTAGTGAGGCACGTCTTTAGAATTAACCAATTATAACAGCATTTTAACCATGATATTGCTGAAAACGCGACTACAAAAGCGATACAGATACTTCAATTTTCTTATTGTAGTGTAGACTATAGACTTTTACCATAAAGAACACGTGCAATATAGAATTGGTTGCGTTCAGTGTTCAATACAAGTAGTGATTGCAACATCGAAAACCGGTAATTTTTCCTTTGTGACACTTGGAACCCTTCTGTCTGTCGTATGGAACCCCTAGgaaaatttgtttaaatttttgaacgtttgtcTATTGTCAAGTTGCATTGTTGGCCGGACATTGTTGATATTTTTGATACTTCATAAATAAATGTGGAAActacatagatggtagtatttctaggAAACTATTAGTAAGCTAGTATTTCATTTACCGGTCCAAAAtcaaatagaaaaatataataacgTAGATAACTATCACCTATAAGAAACGCAGTGGCACCGACATTAAAAAATCATCGTTGCGTAAATATTCATTATCATGCCTGGAGATGATAATTTGCCTGTAATATTAGTCAGCGCTGCTGATATTGCTTCCGCATCAGCAATAATAACAGGTAACCAAAAGaagataatattatttagtccCGTGTTGCACACCCAAACTCCCCAGGCACCGCCCCCAAGgttttacaaaatacaaagtttTCTGTCCACCAAAATCAGATAAATTGTCGACTATTTTTCAGAGTTGATGCATGATGGCACCGAGCCTCAATGCAACGGCGTGTCACACGACAGCGCCGAGGAACAGGATTCAGCGGCCTTATGGCACCTGACTAACAAATACTACAGTGCGTCAGTGCGTTTGCGGGCCCTGGCCGACAGTTGTGAACTAGACCCTAGGGATGACGTGCAGGCACATGTTATATACCTTACTGAGGATGAGGTTAgttgattaatttatttattttgccggTAACGGTAACGGTAGGTTAGTGGAAGAAATCATGGCATGGCAACTTGATCTGTATGACCTACacgtcaaaaaaaaatcaatctgtttatttcaaataataattatgttttcctTTGTacgaaaataagaaaaaaatgcaGGGTTATACATCTGCCCTAATATGCACTTAACAAGTttgctaaaattataataaaattctgCTGCAAAATGGAAAAACTGATGTTGAATTATACCTACTTCATCAAATCTTTGAGGACCAATAATCTTTGTTCCACTGCAATTGGTTGCTTCCTCACATTTCCACTGTGCTCTGCCTTAGTGCAATCGCAGCCTAAGGGTTGACCATTCTGTTTCTGTTTTGATATAAAAATTTTACCCTTGATTAATCAATACTTCCTGCACAGCCTGTAATTATTGAAATGAGGTTTGGGTAAAACAAAACTTACTGATGAGCAGGATAGAGGCGCAGGGCTCGGCGTTCAACGAAGGATCGTGGTTATGTCGTCGGAAATAAAAGCGGCAGCTTGCTCaacaaaatagtagttttaaTTTTCCACAAATTACACTACATTTCGTCCatgtcaaataaatgattaaattgGATTAAAATAGTCACATGTTGtaataataacttaaaattgGGAACGACTTGGTAGAACCATAATTATATCGAGAGAGAGTTTTCAAAGACAACCCGGATACATTGATAGACCGGTAGCATAGAGCAAGACGGAAGGTGTTGCCTGTGCTATTAATAGACAATGACATGTAAAGGGTACGATTTCTAACACTCCTCCTTACACTTTACATGCCTAGACAAAGCTCTATAAGTATGGCTCtacataaaacatacttataattaattacatgcTGCAAGCTTAAGTCTAGTAAAAACACATAGACATAATATAGTGATAGGCATGCAGCTATAATTATGTAAGACAGGAATGAATATCACAATTAAAAATCACAAGTAGAGAAATGAAGTAAAGCTATCAACATTTCAAAGATTTAACATTAAGTCCCTGaataaatttacaatgtttttcagCACATAAAGGTTTTGTTAAAACATCTGCTACCATTTTGTCAGTCTGCAAGTACCTTACACTTAAGTGTCCTTTTTGAATCAGATCTTTAATAAAGTGATACCTTAGGTCTATATGCTTTGTTCTTTTGTGGGAGTGCTCTTTAACTAACAGTAGTTTTTGAGCACTTTGGCTATCATTATAaatgacagtgtcaaaagtttTATCGATAATTTCTGATAAGAAATTTCGTACAAAACATATGTCTTTACAACAATCTCCAAGAGCTACGTATTCCGATTCGCAACTAGAAAGAGAAGTACATTGTTGCTTTCTTGCCTCCCAGTTAATTACATTGGATCCTAACTTAATCACAAAGCCAGTATAGGACTTGCGGTCTGAAAGGTCATTGGCCCAATCTGCGTCAGCGTATGCAGTAAGATTGAAAGTATTGCTCTTTGTGAAACAAAGGCCATAATTAATAGTACCTTTTAGGTAACGGAGCACACGCTTCGCCATGCGCCAATGATTTTCATCAAAACATGTGTTGAACATACTAAGTTGGCTACATGCAAAAGAAATGTCCGGTCTAGTACAGACTGATAAATACATTAGACTTCCTAATAACTGTCTGTACTGATAGACTTCATCATCTAAACATGTCTTATTTGATTTCTGTAATTTACAATTAACCGGTAAAGGTGTTGAAACAGTTTTACAATctgacatattatatttaaataataaacgcTTTATGTACTCAGTTTGATCTAAGGTTGTGATACCATTTTCTCTACAAACATTCATTCCTAGACAATTATTCAATTTGCCCAAATGACGGACttcaaaattactttgtaaaagttgtaaaatattattaatacaattattgtgaaatatataaaaatcatcaacatacaatgcaataataatatattcagtCTTTGTCTTCTTTGTATAAATACATGGCTCACATTTGCTCTgagtaaaattattttgtgctaagAAATCATGTATTTTGATATTCCACATTCGGCTTGCTTGCTTAAGGCCGTATAAGCTCTTCTTAAGCAAACAAACCTTATCACAGTTTTTAAAGCCTGAAGGCTGCTCCATATAAATCTTTTCGTTTAATTCGCCATTTAAAAATGCAGTTGTAACATCGATATGGTCTATTTCTAAGTTTAATTCAGTAGCAATAGAAAACAATATTCTCAGTGTGCTATGCCTCACTACAGGTGCAAAGGTGTCCGTGTAGTCAATGCCCTCTACTTGACTAAACCCACGGGCAACCAACCTAGCTTTAAATTTGGCAGGCTTACCTGAGGTGTCGAGTTTCTTTTTGTAAACCCATTTACACTTGACGATGTTTTCATCTGCAGGTCTGTCTACCAGGATCCATaccttgtttttaattaaagagTCATACTCACATTGCATTGCCCGCTGCCAGTCTTCTTTTTCAGAAGATTGTATGGCTTCACGGGATGATGTAGGCTCATCTGGCGAATAGCCTTCTGCTATCATAGATAAATCGTAGTCTCTGAGATGCTGTGGCACATTACCTCGTGTTTTACGTACGGGACGTGAACGAGACGTGTCGGAAACAGCCGGCAGCGTCGGCTCACTTGGTGAAGACTCCGGCTGAGAAGACATGGGACCCCTTGGAGCACCCACTTCATCACCGTCGTCATGATTATCAAATGATGACTCCGGCAGAGAAGACAAGGCGCCCCTTGGGACGCAATCTTCATCACCGGGACTGTCACTTGCACCTTCTTCGCCCGTACAGTAGTGCTCAGAGAGCGGTGACCACGCCGGTGGCGTCGGTGTCTCTGCATCTGAAACATGATTTGAAGAGGATGAGCACTCAGCTGATTTAtctttttcattattttgaatgacatcattaacattaaaatcttTGTTAAAATTAGAGTCAtcattaaaattattcaatgaatTAAAAgaattattttcattattagtcattgaaatattaaaattgtctttaTCGATAtagtaattataaaaattggCTCCACAAGTCTTTTTACAACTGTCATGTTTTCCTATAAATTTATCCTCATTAAAAATAACAGATCTGGACTGTATTACTCTATGAGGTTTAGTGGGATCAATCAAACGGTATCCTTTAAAAGTTTCACCATAACCAACAAAAATTAACGCTTTTGCTCTTGCATCAAGTTTTTGACGCTTTTGACTAGGAACATGTGCATAAGCAGTACACCCGAAGACACGTAAATGACTCGTGTCTATAGGAGACCCAGTCCATAAGCTCTCGGGAATTCCACCTGAAAGCGCTCTGGTAGGAGACCTATTTTTCAGGTAAATGGCTGTCATAACTGCCTCTCCCCAGTAACGGTTACACAGGCCGGATTCCTGCAGCATAGCCCTAGTTTTATCAAAAATCGTTTTAAAAGCCCTTTCCGCTGTTCCATTTTGAGCAGAATTGTAAGGGACAGTGGTTTGATGTATAATACCATGTTCTTTAAGATAATTGGCCAGTTTATTGTTTGTAAACTCAAGGCCATTGTCACTGCGcaaacattttattgaaaatccAGATTGTTTCTcaatcatagttttaaaattaataaaatgtgaaCTCACCTCTGATTTGTGCTTCATAAGGTAGCCCCACGTTTTTCGGGTATGGTCGTCTGTGAAGGTCAAAAGGTAACGAGCTCCACCCCAAGTTTCGACTTGCATAGGTCCAGCCACATCTGAATGGACGAGTTCAAGTGGTTGGGTAGTGCGCTTCGTGCTGACAGCAGGATACGGTGCTCGCACCATCTTGCCTGTCAAGCATGGCTCGCAACTACCACTGATGGTGTCTTCTTTCTGAAAAAGTAAGTTCATGCATTTCTCCCCATCACCAAGATTCCTCATACCTTGTTCAGACAGATGACCGAGACGTCTATGGATTAGGTCCATTGGCACAGTCGAAACAGCGTGAGCATTCACTGTCTCTTGCCTAGTCCGCAAGAGCTTGGAAGACTCCTCCTCAAGGATGTGTCGCACTTGAGCCTTATATTTATACAAACCATTTTCCTTAGAAGCAACTAATAGTTGATTGCCAGTGATTTTAACATCTTCAAAGACTTTACAATGATCCCTACTAAAAACGACAGTATAACCCTTGTCAGTAATTTGACTGACGGACAGTAAATTGCTGGAGAGGTCAGGCACATGGAGAACATTTACAAGGCTAATATTGGAGCACAAAGGGACCCTACCACTACAATTGCTATGTAATTTATTACCATTAGCTATATAAATAGTAGAATTTTTACCTCTAGGTTCTTCTAGTAGCTCCTTATTAGCAACCATATGTTGGGACGCACCGGAATCCACGACAAAGTCATGGCTGCTGCTGCCGCTGCATACCATGGCTGATGCAAACATAGTGTGGTTCTCTTCATTGTTCTTCAGCTCCTTCTTGCGCTTAAAGCAACGCTTGATAGTGTGTCCGCTCTTCTTGCAGAACTGGCAAAACATAGGCGATGACTTCTTCTTTTTGCTTCCTAGGTAGGCCTTCACACCCTCCTGATCACTCGCACTTCTCCGGTGTTCTTCTTGTAGTAGTCTGGCGCGCACAAGCTCCACCGTGAGTTTGCTCGTAAGACAGGCGGTTTCCAGGCCTGACACCAGGTTGTCAAATTCCTGCGATAAGCCACTCAGCAGGATCTCCGCTACCTCATCATCTTCTATCTTCTTGCCTATATCAGCGAGCTGTTGAACGAGCCGCATCACCGCCTCGACATACTCCGACATGCCGCTGTACtgattatattctattctatgcaGTTGACGCAACAAGAGCACTTTTCGGTATAGACCCTTGGACTCGAAGGCATCGGCGAGTTTCTTCCAGGCA
This region of Cydia amplana chromosome 4, ilCydAmpl1.1, whole genome shotgun sequence genomic DNA includes:
- the LOC134647363 gene encoding ubiquitin-conjugating enzyme E2 N; this encodes MAALPRRIIKETQRLMQEPVPGISAVPSDNNARYFHVIVTGPEDSPFEGGLFKLELFLPEDYPMSAPKVRFITKIYHPNIDRLGRICLDILKDKWSPALQIRTVLLSIQALLSAPNPDDPLANDVAELWKVNESEAIRNAKEWTRRYAMDN